Sequence from the Amaranthus tricolor cultivar Red isolate AtriRed21 chromosome 1, ASM2621246v1, whole genome shotgun sequence genome:
GGACTAATCTTTGCAAATGCTTTCGGCTTCTGTTTATTTGGCTTTTTTAACTTGCTTTTTCTCTGTATACCACAAACAACTAgcaataatttttcaaaacaaatattTATGTGGCTTGAACAACCGGCTTAAACTACTCATACAATGAGCCAGTACTTACCATCTAGTCGAACCGCCTAACAGGTCTAACCAACAACCATTTCACAAACATAGTTGTCGGTATCTGAACACATATAGTTCCTTCTTTTTTACTAGGCATCATGTCGAAATTCGCTTTTATTGCATCCCCGCTAAGCACCATGGTACCTCTTTAAGAACCAAGAACTCAAATCCTATGTAGGAGTAATAGTTTGTAGAtggacttttattttcaaacgtGCTAAAAAGTGTGATACTATTTTTGTGATGAACAAATGGATCCCATTGGTGGGACTAGAGGATTTTGTACCACTAGTTGTAGTTTGATATTTTTCCTACTGTTTTCTTTATGATCTTCTTGACAATGTAACCCATTGAATGTTGTTAATTGTTGAGTGTCATCATTTATTCCTTTTGCTCTTAGGATTTCAATTGCATGATGAAGTTCTTGCCTTTATTTCTTTTACTTTCTTTACGCTTCTTTTTCCTTGATGGTTTTTGATAGTATATCTGTTTACCGTCCAGTTCATCATTTTGTCTCATCTCTTAGTGGTATGTGATGATAAATTTGGGGGCTTGTACACAAAACCCACCTAAGACGAGAGTAAACTAGATACAAACCAgatgaggttccatcctaaaTGGTAGGAGAAATAgcccatcaagtatatatgtcAGTCAACCTCTCTCTAAATCTTTGACGTGGGATCACATGTGGTCTATTTTCCAATATGTGACATCTGAAGTTCTAATACTCTACTTAATAATAGATCATATATGTAAGATCCAACATCCAATTGAGATTACCGGCTGATCGTATGTTTTGATTCTGTGTCGCAGATTAAGTAGAGGAGCGATCTGCTCGTAAGGGCTGCTTAATATTACAGTAAAGGTGCAGACTGCAGAACCATCTTTTGTATTTTGATTGCCTTTTATGTTTCGGCTCTTTTAAGGCATTCATAGTTGAACTATTTTGCCGTATATACTTCTAGGCGAGGGATTTGAAAGGTGAGGTGAATAACTATGAGGGAGTCGGAGAAGAAGAAAGTTCAAAAgaacaatcaaacaaaacaatttGTGAGAACACCAAGGAGAGAAAATAAATCGGTTCAAGACATTGGCCGTAGACCCTCAAATGCAAAAGAATCTAATCCTAAGGCTTCGCGTGCCAAGCCTGCGTCTAATAGCGTTGTGAGTGATACCAATGTGGGCACCGAGCCCCCGGAAGTTTATGAAAATGTTGTTATACATTATGTGGATGATGCATACAGGTCAGGGGATGCAGTTCAAGTTCCTAACGGGCAGGAACCCGCTGCAGCTGGAGATAAGTCTGATGATTTAGAGGATAGTTCTAGTGAGTTCGGGAAGGATATTCAACCGACAAAGGGAGATGATTCCGATTATGAATCTTTAAAAGGTTCAACATTGTCTCAAGATGACGATGAGAAAATAGATGGAGCTCCCACTATGACTAAAAATAATCTTAAGAGTAGTTCATCTGATGTTTCATCTCATGCCTCTAAGAGCAACGTGGGTGTAAAATCGTTCGATTCCTCTCCACCAAGAAAGCCGATGAATTCCAATGGTTCACATGTGCATGCAACAGATTCTTCCGATGACAAAAAGTCTCCGTTGACAAATCAAGAACTGTTTGATGATGCTTCAAATGACATTAAAAGtactgaaagtgatgatgatagTGTTGGTGCTGAAGAAAATGTCGACTTTGAGCAAGAAAAAGCAGCCTTGAAACAAAAGGCTGAGATCATGGAAAGTAAGCTTGAAAAGCTGGAGGATGAGCTTAGAGTAGTTGCTGCTCTTGAGATCTCTCTTTATTCTGTGATACCCGAGCATGGGAGCTCTGCACACAAGGTGCATACACCTGCTCGACGTCTTTCTCGACTGTATATACACGCGTGCAAACATTGGAGTCGGAATAAGAGAGCGGCAATTGCTAAAAATATTGTTTCAGGGCTTATTTTGGTAGGCAGAACATGTGGAAATGATGTTGCAAGGTATTTCTTAAATGTGGATCCACCCTGTGTTATTGAGATGCTTTTTTGTATACTTGTATCTGTCAAGGAAccatctcaaccaaaagcttaagctgatggttgaggccccaagatatgttatatactctaacacatcccctcacacgagagcactttgggctaaaagtgtggatTCAGTACATACTCTCCTCATACCTAGCActtaatattccactttaaatgaggggtggttaaGATTCGAACaagtgacctcttgtcacgctaGCTaatgataccatgtcaaggaaccaattcaaccaaaagcttaagctgatggttgagacgccaatatatattatatactcttaaGAGTATCATGATCACTTCTATACTAATGTGGATTCTCATTTCTGATTTTCAAGGTTAATGTTTTGGCTCTCCAACGCTGTCGTTCTGAGGGAAATCATCTCACAAGCATTTGGCATCTCTAGCCAGACGAGTCCTCCCACGCTCAGTGTGCCAATTGTTAGTAAGAATTCTAATAGGAAGCAAGTGAATATGATCAACCAGATGTTTGAAGATTGGGAAGAAACCAGTACTTTCACTTCTTCTTTAGGAAAAGTTGAGTCGTGGATTTTCTCTCGGGTCGTTGAGTCGGTCTGGTGGCAGGTAGTTAAAATATCTGGCTTAGATCTTATGTTTCAATTCCTAAATTTCAAGAGGTGAATTCTGGGCAATAATTTGATGTATAAACAATAAGATTCATTTTCTTTGTCCTTCCCACAGGCACTAACACCGAATATGCTATCGCCTGTCGAGGAATTGATCAGCCAAAAGAGCATCGGAAAATTGCTAGGTCCATCTTTGGGCGATCAACAACAAGGAACCTTATCCATTGAACTGTGGAAAAATGCATTTCAGAGTGCATTTGAGAGGCTTTGTCCTGTTCGTGCTGCAGGGCATGAATGTGGATGTATCCCCGTATTGGCAAGGACGGTGCGTAATCTACTGCATCTTTGCtcgattttttttgtttctctaGTGCATCTCATGACAAAACATGTTTTCTAGACTTCATACATTTGGCTGTCTTAAGCTAGATTTCTGCTTTGGTTCATAAATAGGTGATGGAACAATGTGTTGAAAGATTAGACGTGGCTATGTTCAATGCGATTCTTAGAGAATCTGCTCATCAGATTCCGACAGATCCAGTTTCAGATCCCATAGTAGACTCGCGGGTTCTACCAATTCCAGCCGGAGACTTCAGCTTTGGGTCCGGTGCTCAACTAAAGAATTCAGTACGCAACGCATTTAACTATTTATCTTTGTTTCTCCTTTGAGAAAGTAATGGAAACTTGGAATGTTCAGAAAATTTTGTCGGTGGAATTGGCCGGTGTTTAATTTCTTTGCAATTCTTCAGGTTGGCAATTGGTCGAGGTGGTTTTCTAATCATCTTGGCTTGGAATTGGACACCCTCCCGAGCGATGATCCTGAGACCAACAATGATGATCACCAGACTACACGGGCCAAAACTAAATGTTTCTGCCTTCTTAATGAACTGAGTGAGCTCTTGATGCTCCCTAAAGATATGCTTATGGACGAGTCTATAAGAAAAGAGGTAAAAAGCTTAGTCCATTTGCTGCATAAAACACGACATAAGCATCATTTacaatttgatcttttagaatTAAAATACGGGTTTTTATTTTGTGCGTCTGCAGGTTTGTCCTTCGATTAATCTCGGTGTGATCAAACGAGTCTTGTGCTACTTCACTCCCGATGAGTTTTGTCCAGATCCTGTTCCCGGAGAGGTCTTAGAGGCACTGAATGCCGAGGTAGAAAAAATAAGtgcttttttctttcttaataATCACATTTCAATTTTATACAATCTCGAATAATAGGTTGTTTTGTAGTTTTAGTTAGTAAAAAAGCTTTGCTTTTTAGAAATgacctctttgttattacaagggtaaggttgctaCATCCGACCCCCAAATCCCATTTCGGAGGGAGTCACTTGGCATTGGGGTGATAACATGTTGTACATTACCCTTGATTCCATTTACAAAAGATGACGATCATTGTGGACTACGTTATCTAGTCTTTTAAGGATAATAACATGGCTTGTAGATGAGAAATTCACCTTGTTACGTACACTTTTTGGTGGTAAAATTGACCACATTCCTCTAGTCCTCTCTTTGAAGTGAGTACGAGTATGGATTGTCCGTGATCTTCCCTCACCCAGACTCTGTTTTCGAGCGGGATATCATGTTAATGATGATGTACACTATTTGACTTTCCCAGAGTTATGTAGAGCGGAGGGTAGCTGGAGATTCTTCCGTAAGCTTCCCTTATGCTGCGCCCGGTGTTTCTTACTTGCCTCCATCACCAAGTGACGTTTCAGAGAAAGTTGGCGAAGCAGCAGGGAAACCTCATATCAAAAGGAATGTGTCTATGGTTCAGAAGAAAGGTTatatgagcgatgaagaattgGACGATCTTGATTCTCCACTAGAATCCTTCATCGAGCAATCATCACCATGTACTTTGCAAAATGGGAATTCGAGCCTGAAGTCCAAAGAACAAACTGGCCATGGAGGAAACGCAAGGTATTTGCTTCTGCGCGAGGTTTGGTCTTCGTAGAAGTTCGTGCTTCCACTTGTGTTTCTTGTAGCTGTATACGTGATGTAAAGAACTATGAACTGCAACAAGTTTAGTATGTTACATTCAAATATGTCGTGTTGAGAAGTTAAGAGGATCACGTCTTCGAGTTTAAGGTGTAAAGAAAAGAAGTTCGCTTTAGAATAATGAGTAAAGAAAAACCGAAAATTCGATTTGTTCTCGTTGGTTGCCTATCGATTTTTTTAGATTGATTGTCATAACCAATTCTTGCTTTGAACGCCAACCTTCCAAGATTGCCATAATCACGACACGATCTAGGCAACCCCGGACCCCAAAAACCGCCTCCGGAGGCGACCCAAAATTCTTTTTTAGAAATGCTTATAACAGGAGAATGCAAAAGTTAGGAGGAAGGTTGCCCAAACATTTGGTTGTGTGTGCAGTAGTATCATGCCTATTGCCTAATGTTGTGTCATTAAGAAAACATTTCAAATGTTTCAACCGTTCCTAGAAAAAATAATGCATTGGTATTTTGTAGTTGTATTTATTTGACTGTAGTTCTCTTTTGAATATGAGAGTTCTAAAAGATTAATTCTCAATTTAATAAGCGAATAATGAAAATaagagaagaaaaaataaacataaatacaTTGTACGTGATTTGTTAATAAAAATGTTTCAATTTGTTTAAATTTAACGTgtaatgtaattttttataatttcaaatataaatattttgtaatttGCAACTTGaagttgatttatatttttattttcaagtgTGTTTAGGGCATTCTTCTATGAAGAACAAAATAGTTGGCCTACGAAACTACAAAAGAAAATACGAGTTattgaaatttataaacaaTGTTCAGTGGATCACAAATTCCTAAATAAAATGGTTTTTTGGTGAATCATCTTTAGTAGGTTGTCCCATGTATTTTAGtatgttaaagtgatcaattagagaaataaactaattatataagttCATCTTAtgatgaaacggtctcatacaagtcGAGTCATTAATAGATACACCCTCTATCCCtttaaaataactttatttttcattttaattcgtCCCTTCGAATTTgtctaatttctatttttggttatgaactcatttttttttctttaattctcattcatacatttagcttatattttcatttcatcaATATAATTTTCTTACTTTTACATAAATTATGGAGTACTTTTTTACCacttttatccatttttctAATCTTCAGCTCAATTATAATTGGGGCTATTTTGATGGGCACAAAGGGGTAgtagtttataatatataaatatttacattatttgaGTTTTAGTTCATCCTAAAGCAGGTAaatattaagacgaatttaataatatttaataaaattatattttttttatgcttaataactattaaaaattaaaatttttggataattaatactttattcattttataatactttaattttcttaattatggTGTGTCCATAAAAAATACAAGTAATTAGAAACTGAGGTAATATAAAAGTTCACCATGGTGCACTAAATAAGATATAGAGACATATTAATGCAACTATAGAAATGAAGTTACGAAGTTTCCTTTGACTCCAAAGGCGGAGTTAATGTtcatgtaatttcaattattgTCTTATGTTTATAAAAGAATGttgttgttaatggtgactcaaatTAGCAAGCACtattgaagaagatgagtatgggTCAAAGAGGAGGTTCGTGGGGCGCGGAGAAGCTGTTGCCTCAGTCCGCGGGGCACGAAGTGCGTTCTGTCTCCATTTtgcggctcgcgtagttgtacACGGCTCGCGAAATGACTGTTTCTTTCACAGGAGGTGTCTTTTGGGACGGTcactttgtgtttattatgtaataacttccttttattggacgttagtatataaactcccattttaggattaatatatgatgattcacaaaattgagagagatcacaagagagccattaatttgtgagtgtgattgagattcatcttttaattctttgcgatcatagtgaaattattggTGCCaatggatgtagctatcacattgatagtgaaacacgttaaatctctcgtgtcaattttcttattttgcattgaattttcttattgtttcattattgttcaacgAACTTGCTTCCgttgtcgcacaacaattggcatcaagagctcaggTTTAAGTCCTTGGAGAGGTTTTGAGTGGAACAATTGctggagattctacaataagcATTGAGAAATTTACCGGAAAAAATAGCTTCGTGCTATGGCAAATAAAGATGAAGGCTCTGTTGAAACAGCAGCAAATCTGGCGTCCGTTGGCTTCAAAGAGTACTACTGCGGAGTCAGAAGACGGGTTAACTGACGAGCAATTAGCAGTAATGGATGaaaaggctcattctaccattttgctAAGTTTGGATAATCATATTATCACGGTGGTCGCTGATCAGGCTACAGCGGCGGAACGATGGATGAAATTAGAGTCATTGTATATGACTAAGTCGCTGACCAACAAATTATTGCTGAAGCAGAAGCAACGGTTATTCAACCTCTGAATGCAGTCAGGTACTCCCTTACGGGAAcatcttgaaaaacttaactctattttactagatttgcgtaacttagatgttaaaatagatgatgaggatgctgcGTTGATTTTACTTGTGTCTCTACCGTTTAACAATGAGAATTTATTGAGTCTTTTGTTGTTGGTAAAGAATCACTGACCTCAGAAAAAGTGAAGGCAGCACTTCATACTAGGGAGCTTCGTCAGAAAGTTATAGGTGATAACGGGGAGAGTGGTAGTGGGTTGTTTGTTAAGTCCGGAAagtctaaaaagaaaaagggggtTAACAAGGGCAACAATACTGGGTCCGATGCTGGAAACGGCAATGAGGGATTTGGTAAGACTGCGAGGAAGACCTGTTATTACTGCAAGGAACCAGGTCACTTTGGGGCTAATTGTCCGGTAGGAAGGGCAAGTCCCAAGCTGCTGTAGTTGAGGAAAAATCGAAGGAGAACTATAATTCGGAAGAATACTTGGCGTTAGTGAGTTCTGCTAAGTCTGGGGATCTTTCTGATGATTGGGTTCTAGATTCGGGgtgttcgttccatatgagtccgcGTCGATATTGGTTTGACACGTATGAGTCTTGCAATGGGGGtaaagttattgtaggtaacaaTGGACCTTGTAAGATTACAGGTATTGGGTCCATGAGATTGAGTACTAATGATGGGCGAAAGATGACATTGACTAAAGTGCGGCATGTCCCTGCTTTGGGGAAGAGTCTGATTTCATTAGGTACCTTGGATGATTTGGGGTACAATGAAGTGTTTTCGGATGGGGAGTTGTCCATTTACCGAGGTTCGGAGTTGGTACTTAAGggcatcaagaggaacaccctctATGTCTTTGAGGGTGTTACACTGTCTAGTTCTGTGGTTTGCGCATCGGTATCTCACCAGGAGATGACCAAGATTTGGCACATGAGGCTTGGTCATATAGGAGAGAAGGGGATACAACTATTGTCTAAGAGGGGTCTACTATCCAGAATCAAGGTTGCCATCCTTGAATTTTgtgagcattgtgtgtttgggaagaaacaCACGTCAAAGTTCAGCAAGGGTGCTCACATTACTGATGAAGTGCTCGATTATATCCATTCAGATTGCCGGGGTCCATTTAGGGTTGAAGTTATGGGAGGTTTTCGctattttgtgtcatttgtaGATGACGCAATGGAAAGCTTTGGTGGAGAATCGACAGGGTAGGAAGATCAAGAAGCTACGAACAGACAATGGGCTAGAGTTTTGCAAAGAAGAGTTTAATCAGTTCTGTGCAGATGAGGCTATTGGTCGGCATCATACCGTCAGGATGACACCACAGCAGAACGGTGTTGCAAAGCGGGTTAATCAGACACTGCTTGAGAGAGTTCGATGCATGCTTTCTAATGCAGGGCTTGGGAGGAGGTATTGGAGTGAAGCTGTGATGACAGCTTGTTATATCATCAATAGGGGTCCGCATTCGGGAATTGATTTCGGAATTCAGTTTGAGATTTGGAGTGGTAAGTTGCCTAGTGTCTCTAACTTGAAGATCTTTGGTTGTGttgcttattatcatgttagtgaGGGTAAGCTGGATCCACGAGCGAAGAAAGGGTGTTTTGTTGGGTACAGTGATGGTGTGAAGGGGTTTAGGATCTATTCACCTTCGGAGGATTGGTTCATTCTTAGTAGGGATGTCACTTTTGATGAGAGCACCATGTATTCCAAGAAGAGCTTGGAGTCTTCTGATCTGGGAAAGAAAGGGGAGAACTTGCTGCAGACAGATGGAGTACTTGAGGTACATCAGTCATCCATTGCTGATTTACCTCGAGTgcaatttattgatgatgatgttgaggcTCCAGTGCCGAGTACTCCTGAACCTGAAGTTGTTCGCAGTATAATCAGGGGTCATCTAGTCAATCTGACACCATTCTTGAGAGACCTAGACGAGTTATCAAAAAGCCTGTTTGGTTGATTGAAGAGATGGAAggaagaaatttttttgttgagaatttttaaggttatgcattgagtgtagatgatgatgtagagtcatatgaacctgccacgtataaacaaacaattagttgtagtgagtcgGCGCAATGGCCTGCTGCAATAGGTGAAGAGATGCAGTCTCTTTACAAGAACAGAGTGTGGGAACTTGTGAAGGTACCAGAGGGGAGAAAGCTTGTAGGGTGCAAGTGAatttttaagaagaaagaaggatCATCTAAATCTAAGAAAGTTCGTTTTAAGGCTAGGCTAGTTGCAAAGGGGTTCAGTCAGGTAGAAGGGGTTGACTTCGTGGAGATATTCTCACCAGTGGTTCGACATACTTCTATTCGTGTGTTATTGTCGATTGTAGCACATTTTGACCTTGAACTGGAGCAGCTGAATGTTAAGACGACTTTCCTTCATGGCGATTTGGAGGATGAGATTTTGATGAAGCAGCCCGAGGGATTCGAGATCCCAGGGAAAGAGCACTATGCATGCAGATTGCTAAAATCGTTGTATGGACTTAAGCAATCCCCTCGACAGTGGTACaagagtttgattcttttatggtttcgcATGGTTTTGATAGGAACTCGTATGATTGCTGTGTGTATCATAGTAAGTTGGATGACGGTTTcatgatttatttgttgttatatgttgatgacatgcttgttgcCACAAAGAATAAATCAGATGTTGCTAGACTTAAAGAGTTGCTTAGCtcggaatttgacatgaaagatttgggtccagctaagaagattttgggtatggagatcTATAGGGATCGGGCTAGAGGTAAGCTTTTCTTGACTCAGAAAAGTTACATCAAAAAGATTTTATCTCGTTTTGGGAATGGTACGGAGTGTTTGGTAACTAGATATGGCGATTCTGATTATGCAGTTGATGTGGATACCAGGAGGTCGGTGACCGGCtatgtgtttactttgggtggttctgtGGTTAGTTGGAAGTCAACATTGCAGTCTTCGATTACGTTGTCTACTACTGAAGCTGGGTACATGGCTTTAACTTCTGCAGCTAAGGAGTCTATATGGCTCAAAGGCCTTGTAGGTGAACTGGGTATCGCACAGGATTTTGCTACGGTGTATTGTGATAGTGTAAGTGCCATTTGCTTAGCTAAAGACCAAGTACACCATGATCGGACCAAGCACATTGATGTAGGTATCATTTTTTGCGTACTGACAAGAGggtaaaggtaaagaagatcGGGACCGCTGACAACCCAGctgatttctttactaagtctgttccatttagtaagtttaaacattgcttaaacttgctaaatattgattactatgtgatGTAGTAGGCCCTTAGGGGCTTTGTTAGGGAGCTCCTGTTGTAGGCATGTTGGccttaaggtggagcttgcccggggcttgtgatgcaggtggagcattatgagttgttatacttggtgaCAAGTATGTGATaggtcttggttggagacttgttGGGATGAGTCTTGGTTGAAGACTTATGGGGATGTACGGCTTATGCATGAGCTTTACATCgggttttggcttgagatatgttcaCTTTGTGTTGATGAGATCGTTTGTTGAATACGAGTtttcgtcaaggtggagattgttgttaatggtgactcaaactagcaagcaccattgaagaagatgagtatgggTCAATAAGGAGGTCCGCGGGTCGCGAAGAAGCTGCTGCCTCAGTCTGCGGGGCGCGGGGTGCGTTCTGTCTCCATTTCGCGGCTCGTGTAGTTATACATGACTCACGAAATggcggtttcttttcacgggaggtgtcttttgggacggttactttgtgtttattatgtaataacttccttttattgggcattagtatataaactcccattttaggattaatatatgatgattcacaaaattgagagagatcacaagagagctattagtttgtgagtgtgattgagattcatcttttaattctttgcgatcatagtgaaattatttgattttggtGCCGTTGGATGCAGCTATCGCATTAATAGTGAACTACGTTAAATCTCTCGtgtcaatttcttattttgcattgaattttcttattgtttcattattgttcaacgAATTTGCTTCCGTTGTCGCACTACAAATATCGGGACTCACTGAAAAGAAAACGATAACAAATGTATTTAACTAATAAGCCAACTAGACTACCAATGATTTACAACTAGAATTTAATGAAGTGAAGTCAGAAAATAGCCGTTGAAAAATGGCAATTTGTAAATTTAGAGTATGGCAGGGGCTATTTCTTTTTCTCGGTAATAATtccatttcttatttatttatttgtttgattttgatatgAGTAATAATACCATTTCTAATAATTGATTTCCCCAATTCCGGAGATTAATCAAACATTGTCTCATCGACCTTTTAACCCTAGCGTTCCTCTCTCATAGATCTGCTATTCAggttattatttctctttttccaAATTATTTGAAAGTTTTATCTTTTGTCTTTGATTTGTTTGATTATGCTAATTTTTGGgtatatattttcatatttttggtTAATTCAATTGATGATAATAAAATTTCCCCGTTTTTGTTCTATTTCATTTTTGAAGTTAAATCCGGATTTATTAGTGTATGAATTTCTCCAAGTTTTCTGGTTTTGAACATGGGTCCtatttaatttgatgattttgttgttattaGGGGTTCTTTCTAAGTAGTTTATGAATTAggtttaatttgattttgcCTTCTAGAACCTTCTAAATTGAAGTAATTTCTGTTGGTACTTAGATTGAATTGGCAATTTTGGGATGGTGATGTGATATCATGAGGTGTTAACTACTGTCTATAAACAACTTTATGAAATTTTGGTTGAGTTTCTTGctggatgattttttttttttggaatcatTTGCTGGTATGTTAAAATTGTTGTAAGcttttatttgttaaatatgCTCTTCTAGCTTCTGAAGCCTTAGCTTTTTTGGTTCAGTGATTTACTTATAAATGAATTCTGGTGTGAATGTTCTTCTGCCTTAGTTTTGTAAGCAAGTGGCTGATTTTTGATAGGTGTTAAGTGTTCTCTTATCAGGGGAAAATAGAAAACGAATATCGTTTTTCGATGGGCACGAAGTTAATTTCTGTGatggaaaattgaaaatgaatattgtttttgatGGGT
This genomic interval carries:
- the LOC130821858 gene encoding uncharacterized protein LOC130821858 isoform X1, producing MRESEKKKVQKNNQTKQFVRTPRRENKSVQDIGRRPSNAKESNPKASRAKPASNSVVSDTNVGTEPPEVYENVVIHYVDDAYRSGDAVQVPNGQEPAAAGDKSDDLEDSSSEFGKDIQPTKGDDSDYESLKGSTLSQDDDEKIDGAPTMTKNNLKSSSSDVSSHASKSNVGVKSFDSSPPRKPMNSNGSHVHATDSSDDKKSPLTNQELFDDASNDIKSTESDDDSVGAEENVDFEQEKAALKQKAEIMESKLEKLEDELRVVAALEISLYSVIPEHGSSAHKVHTPARRLSRLYIHACKHWSRNKRAAIAKNIVSGLILVGRTCGNDVARLMFWLSNAVVLREIISQAFGISSQTSPPTLSVPIVSKNSNRKQVNMINQMFEDWEETSTFTSSLGKVESWIFSRVVESVWWQALTPNMLSPVEELISQKSIGKLLGPSLGDQQQGTLSIELWKNAFQSAFERLCPVRAAGHECGCIPVLARTVMEQCVERLDVAMFNAILRESAHQIPTDPVSDPIVDSRVLPIPAGDFSFGSGAQLKNSVGNWSRWFSNHLGLELDTLPSDDPETNNDDHQTTRAKTKCFCLLNELSELLMLPKDMLMDESIRKEVCPSINLGVIKRVLCYFTPDEFCPDPVPGEVLEALNAESYVERRVAGDSSVSFPYAAPGVSYLPPSPSDVSEKVGEAAGKPHIKRNVSMVQKKGYMSDEELDDLDSPLESFIEQSSPCTLQNGNSSLKSKEQTGHGGNARYLLLREVWSS
- the LOC130821858 gene encoding uncharacterized protein LOC130821858 isoform X2, producing MTKNNLKSSSSDVSSHASKSNVGVKSFDSSPPRKPMNSNGSHVHATDSSDDKKSPLTNQELFDDASNDIKSTESDDDSVGAEENVDFEQEKAALKQKAEIMESKLEKLEDELRVVAALEISLYSVIPEHGSSAHKVHTPARRLSRLYIHACKHWSRNKRAAIAKNIVSGLILVGRTCGNDVARLMFWLSNAVVLREIISQAFGISSQTSPPTLSVPIVSKNSNRKQVNMINQMFEDWEETSTFTSSLGKVESWIFSRVVESVWWQALTPNMLSPVEELISQKSIGKLLGPSLGDQQQGTLSIELWKNAFQSAFERLCPVRAAGHECGCIPVLARTVMEQCVERLDVAMFNAILRESAHQIPTDPVSDPIVDSRVLPIPAGDFSFGSGAQLKNSVGNWSRWFSNHLGLELDTLPSDDPETNNDDHQTTRAKTKCFCLLNELSELLMLPKDMLMDESIRKEVCPSINLGVIKRVLCYFTPDEFCPDPVPGEVLEALNAESYVERRVAGDSSVSFPYAAPGVSYLPPSPSDVSEKVGEAAGKPHIKRNVSMVQKKGYMSDEELDDLDSPLESFIEQSSPCTLQNGNSSLKSKEQTGHGGNARYLLLREVWSS